The Limnohabitans sp. region TGGGGCTCAATGCCTCTATCCGAGAGATGCTTCAGTCGCCCCAAGCAGTCGTCTAACGGTAAAAAAACGGCTTGTCTCTGCGCTGAAGGGCCAAGAGCAAGTCACTCGGAGGTATCTATGTTCGATTCAATTGCCGGTGTTGCTGCCGTGGGCAATGCCGCAGGCGCGGCCGGTGCAGCGGCCAGCCCGTCCGCTGATGGTGGCCTGTCTGCTCTGCGCGGTCAAAGTGTGGATGCGGGACGCCAGGCCGACCTTGCTCGCCAAGTGAAATTGGAGGGCACAGACGAGGTGAGCATGTTGGGCCTCAATGGCGCGCCGAGCGCCATGAACCAACCCTTGTTTGCTATCAGCTCCATCATGAACAAGCCAGACGGCCCCAACATGGAGGATATGGTGAATTTGCAACTGGGCCTGATGAACTACAGCATGTCCATGACCATCATGACCCAATCGCACAAGAAGATCAGCGAGTCCAAATCGGCGCTGATGAATGAAGGCAAGAACGCCTAGTGGTTTGACAAGGGCCATCCAGTGTCAGCCATGCGCCTTCCTTCGTGTTTTCAATGTGTACTGGCTTGCACAGTTGCATTGCTGCTTGCCGGCTGCTCCATGCAACTGCACCAGGACCTTTCTGAGCCCGAGGCCAACATGATCATCAGCGCGCTGAAGGTGTCGGGCATTGACGCCAGCAAGCAACCGATGAAAGACAAAAAGTGGGCCGTGACGGTGGCTGAGTCTGACTTTGCGCCAGCGGTGTTGATTCTGCGTGACCACAACCTGCCACCAGCACCCTTTAACGGCTTGGGCCAGGTGTTCAAGCGCGAGGGCATGCTGGCGACACCGACCGAAGAGCGTGCCAGGTTAATGCATGCCGTGTCTGAAGAATTGATGCGAACCATCCGCTCTTTTGATGGGGTGGTTGATGCACGGGTGCATGTGGTGGTGCCATCAACCGAGGCGCTGATCGACAAGGTGCAGCCGGCGTCTGCATCCGTTCTCGTCAAGACGCTGCCGGACTTTGAACTTAAAGACGCCGTGACAGACATCAGGGCGCTGGTGGTGAACGCGGTAGAAGGGCTGGACCCTGGCAGGGTGTCTATCGTGCTGGTGCCGGTTGATGTGCGCAGGCAACTCAAAATGGCACCGGCCACCAGCGACGCAACCCAACTTTATGCGGCGGGTTTTGCAGGCATGGCATTGACTGCCTTGCTCATAGGGCTTGCCATGCTGGTACGTAGGCGCAGGCTCAGCGCATTGAACAACCAAGGAAAAGCCGCCACCCAAGCGCCTGATGCTGCGAATGCGGTGCGGTCAGCTTGACCGGCCTGAAAGGCAAAGGCATGACCCATGTAAACTCTGGCGGCGACAGGCTCATGAGCAAGGCATCTGACAATCGCCGCGCAAGGGCCAAGCGCACACTGCTTCGCCTTGCCATGGGGTGGCAGGCCGACTATGGCCAGCAGGCGGACTCTGAAGCTGTGTCGGCAGACCGACCGGTGAAACTGCTGGGGCAAAACCGGGCTGAAAGGATTCGCCTCAAGCACCAGGCACTTTCGCTTGAACTGTGTGCATTGGGCCCACCGAGCACTTTTGAGCCCGCGTGGTGGTGGGAGCCATCAAAGTTTGCAGCATTTACGGACTCTTTGGCCATCACCCTCAGAGCGCCCAGGGTACGAGGTGCCATTCGCCGGTCCAGCGTACTGCAGTTGGTCAAAGAATTGGGCAACGAGGGCTTTGAAAAAGCCCTGGCCGTGCCGGAGAGTTTTTCTTATCTGGCAGAAACATCCAGACCCGCACCGCCGGATGCCAAGGTACAACCGGCCTTGCTATTGGCCCTTTCAGCCATTCGTCGGCAAAGCCCTCTGCTGGGCGCGCGTCTGGCCACCCTGCACCTTGGCCCGCACGGGCCGGGCATGCTGCACGAAATGGTGGACATACGGGCAGCCAACCTGCTCGACACGCTCGCGGCAGAGGCGGCCTTGACCTGAGGCGCTGGCACACATGCTGTTGCTCAACCACGACCCTCAACGCCGGAGCCAACCATGAATTCTTTATTTTCGCTTTTGGGCGCTCTGTTGGCGATTGGCATGCTGGGGCTGTTGTTGGGTAGCGTCATGCCCAAGCTCAAGCACGTGTCGCAATCGCTGGCGGCCATGTGGCACCGTCCGGGCGCACGCCTGATGCTCCTGGTGATGGCCATCGGCCTGGCCGTCACAGCTTTGGCAAGTGCGCTGCGGGCCAGCGGCGTGACATTACTGGCCATACCAACTCCGCGCCTTTCTGCAGGATTAAGCATACAGGCTGAGGCTTTCACTTTACCAGTGGTGCTGCTTTATCTTGTGGTGGGGCTGACTGGCTTGTTCGTTCTGCTTTTTGCGCTACGCGCCCTTGCGATCAAAAAGCAGCTGACCCGAGTCATTGGCGCGTTGTCGCTTGCGCGGGCTGGCAGTGCGGCAGGCACGCCTGAACAGATTGGCAGCAGCTTCAGCTGGCACGTGCTCAAGGGCCCATGGCAAAACTACAGCGCCACATTGGTCGCAACCACGGCTTCGCCAAAACCAGACACGGTGTGGCGGGCGGCCATACCGTCGGGGTTTTTCTTTTCGAGAGATGCGCTGATTGACGACTGGCTCATGGACAGCTTTGGCCGTCACCTGCCGGGCATATTGACTGGCCTGGGCATTGTTGGCACCTTCGCAGGCATGCTGGAGGCCCTGAGCCAGTTTGACCCATCCACAGCAGAGTCAGCTGCACTGGGTTTGAAAGGATTGCTCTCGGGTGTTAGCCATGCGTTTGTTGCGTCAATGGGTGCTATCAGTTGCGCCATCTTTGTGACCGCGTTGTCGCGTATGGTGATTGCCCATGTCCAAAAAAATGCCGAAAAAATGACTGCCGAGCTTGACCGGCTGTATCCCGCCGGTGCCGGGGAAAGTCAAATGAGCGACCTATACGCCAATTTGAATGCCTCGCACCTGGCTGGCCGGCCTGATGAAGCGCTGACGCAGCAGCTGCTGCAACGGCTTGTAGAGCAGATGACCCAAAGCCACCATCAATCATCGCAAGCGCTTGCAGACCTTGAAAGAAAACAGCAATTTTTTGAAGAGCGCTTGCTTCACTGCATAGAAAACGCGTTTGCCAGCCTTGCTACATTGCCAAACAGCGTATTGCGCAATACGGCGCAGTCCGCAAGCCAGCCCGCCTGGCTCGGCGAAGGTGTGGACAGGGGCGGGAGTCCAGTGCCCAAAGCTTTGTCGGCGATAGGACGACCCTCAAAGCTGAGCGCTGCCAGAACATCATCTGCTGACAGTCACAACACGGGTTACAGAACCCTTGAAGACCTGTCGGCAATGGATGAAACCACTGAAACGTCAGACACACAGTCGATGCAGGGGATGGACGACTTTGACGATTCGCATCTGCAAGCCGACTTTGAACAGCGTATTGTGTTTTCAATCAACCGCAAGCTGGACCGTGGTTTCGCGCGCATTGAAAGCAAACTTGATAACGAGTTGCGCAGAACCTTAACACCCGAAGCCATACCCGAAGCCATGGCAGAGGGCTGAAGCGCCGCCACGAGGCAATCACAATGAAAGCACATTTCTCGCAACGCCATGCAACCGCTTCA contains the following coding sequences:
- the sctJ gene encoding type III secretion system inner membrane ring lipoprotein SctJ; the encoded protein is MRLPSCFQCVLACTVALLLAGCSMQLHQDLSEPEANMIISALKVSGIDASKQPMKDKKWAVTVAESDFAPAVLILRDHNLPPAPFNGLGQVFKREGMLATPTEERARLMHAVSEELMRTIRSFDGVVDARVHVVVPSTEALIDKVQPASASVLVKTLPDFELKDAVTDIRALVVNAVEGLDPGRVSIVLVPVDVRRQLKMAPATSDATQLYAAGFAGMALTALLIGLAMLVRRRRLSALNNQGKAATQAPDAANAVRSA